The following proteins are encoded in a genomic region of Glycine soja cultivar W05 chromosome 17, ASM419377v2, whole genome shotgun sequence:
- the LOC114391999 gene encoding dof zinc finger protein DOF5.7-like, whose translation MIQELLGGALIAGERKPSSINGGGGGGGVLLPITTPSPSSFPSSTTSDVTLTSTTTTAATTAATAATTTTAVENLRCPRCDSSNTKFCYYNNYNLTQPRHFCKTCRRYWTKGGALRNVPIGGGCRKNKSIGVASSVAGKTASTKMKTIASEFGKSPGFGGGFEVEHELPPPPGQILWGSPQNTHLLALLRATQTQNPNPNPSPMSLKEEGTLLGHMVSTDQPLVSNTLLSYRTLGYDAVAQVPSSLGLFGRNNQDQQQQNGGFLVGEHHNNSGIQELYQKLRSSSTVNNNYCSDNNSSQMFMGNMASNYSSSVSNNILETTSVAGGEFGYWNGPTFSNWSDLPTTNGAGAYP comes from the coding sequence ATGATCCAAGAATTGTTGGGTGGTGCCCTCATAGCAGGAGAAAGAAAACCTTCCTCCATTAATGGAGgaggtggaggaggaggagttTTACTCCCAATTACTAcaccttctccttcttcttttccctCTTCCACGACCAGTGATGTTACCCTCacatccacaacaacaactgCTGCTACTACTGCTGCTACTGCTGCTACTACTACTACTGCTGTCGAAAACCTGAGATGTCCTCGATGTGATTCATCGAACACCAAGTTTTGTTACTACAACAACTACAACCTCACTCAGCCGCGGCACTTCTGCAAGACGTGCCGCCGCTACTGGACCAAAGGTGGGGCTCTCCGGAACGTCCCCATCGGAGGCGGATGCCGGAAGAATAAGAGCATTGGCGTGGCGAGCTCGGTGGCGGGGAAGACAGCCTCGACCAAGATGAAAACCATTGCATCGGAGTTTGGAAAATCGCCGGGCTTTGGCGGTGGGTTCGAGGTGGAACACGAACTTCCGCCACCACCGGGCCAAATCCTCTGGGGATCGCCCCAAAACACCCACCTTCTAGCCTTGCTGAGAGCTACACAAACtcaaaaccctaaccctaaccctagtcCCATGTCCCTCAAGGAAGAAGGAACCCTATTGGGCCACATGGTGAGCACTGATCAGCCCTTGGTTTCAAACACTTTGCTGAGCTACCGAACCTTAGGCTATGATGCTGTTGCGCAAGTTCCTTCTTCGCTTGGTCTGTTTGGGAGAAACAATCaagatcaacaacaacaaaatggaGGGTTCCTAGTTGGGGAACATCACAACAACAGTGGAATTCAAGAGCTTTACCAGAAGCTAAGGTCATCATCAActgttaataataattattgcaGTGATAATAACTCGTCACAAATGTTTATGGGGAACATGGCTTCTAACTATTCCTCTTCTGTGTCCAACAACATTTTGGAGACAACCTCGGTTGCTGGGGGTGAATTCGGATACTGGAATGGTCCAACTTTTTCTAATTGGTCTGATCTTCCAACCACTAATGGCGCTGGTGCATATCCGTAA